From Corvus moneduloides isolate bCorMon1 chromosome 2, bCorMon1.pri, whole genome shotgun sequence, one genomic window encodes:
- the LOC116438512 gene encoding uncharacterized protein LOC116438512 isoform X1: MVEVCAAKAPHLQPAGSDKQRSRGTISVGTATHHTAADQKRTAGRSNRPPPAKNSQKRPQQQTKNTCFLCDQPGHWTKDCPLKRQFYQFKREQGSGGLEGREQKKLNEERAPAPREDKKGTGREREEGQGRADSDDTKSPDMTLQPNLTSFSDGSFRLQLLTPLLLRNSEWHAAPVSTGGELGAGDQSPDSLETTEMDPAPSIRAVARSLQLVVILQLLPWPASPWIVPQRAANVWSVLAQTMGQDHICLHQGRRTSTDKMQAMVMQIRKETGDWLGDIFSKWGLSGWAGSIFRPGLIFLFVLLVALILFRLLKRMLVKLITSSPSPTDIDRAEVLPDAETLQEPELEPMAPELQEFEVFYPDSEYYPQPNFKPS, encoded by the exons ATGGTAGAGGTTTGTGCTGCGAAGGCACCACATCTACAACCTGCCGGCTCGGATAAGCAGCGATCACGGGGAACGATTTCGGTGGGAACAGCAACACACCATACTGCTGCGGACCAGAAGAGGACCGCGGGCCGAAGCAACAGACCACCTCCGGCAAAGAACAGCCAGAAGCGCCCTCAACAGCAGACCAAGAACACCTGCTTCCTCTGCGACCAGCCCGGGCATTGGACCAAAGATTGTCCACTCAAGAGACAGTTTTATCAATTTAAAAGAGAACAAGGGTCGGGGGGGCTTGAGGGCCGGGAACAAAAAAAACTGAATGAGGAgcgcgcgcccgccccgcgTGAAGACAAAAAAGGGACGGGACGCgagagggaggagggacaggggagggcAGATAGCGATGACACAAAATCACCGGATATGACACTTCAGCCAAACTTGACTTCCTTTTCCGACGGTTCTTTCAGGTTGCAGCTGTTGACACCGCTCCTCCTGAGGAATAGCGAGTGGCACGCCGCACCGGTGAGCACCGGTGGTGAGCTGGGGGCGGGAGATCAGAGCCCTGACAG TTTAGAGACTACAGAAATGGATCCTGCACCGTCCATCCGAGCTGTCGCCAGAAGCCTGCAGCTTGTTgtcatcctgcagctgctcccatggCCTGCATCGCCGTGGATAGTTCCCCAACGGGCAGCAAACGTGTGGTCAGTCCTGGCACAAACCATGGGCCAAGACCACATATGTTTACATCAAGGGCGGAGAACATCCACAGACAAGatgcaggccatggtgatgcAAATTCGGAAAGAAACTGGTGACTGGCTCGGCGACATCTTCAGCAAATGGGGACTATCCGGATGGGCAGGATCTATTTTCCGACCtggactgatttttctttttgttttgttggttgccCTAATTTTGTTTAGACTCCTCAAGAGAATGTTAGTAAAGTTGATTACAAGCTCCCCCTCCCCTACAGATATTGACCGAGCCGAGGTACTCCCGGATGCAGAGACCCTGCAGGAACCGGAGCTCGAACCTATGGCTCCTGAGTTGCAAGAGTTCGAGGTCTTTTATCCGGACTCTGAATATTACCCCCAGCCGAACTTTAAaccatcttaa
- the LOC116438512 gene encoding uncharacterized protein LOC116438512 isoform X2 → MPGARLDTSRFGFKRSLLERRGSKIGAISIGKRKGFRLQLLTPLLLRNSEWHAAPVSTGGELGAGDQSPDSLETTEMDPAPSIRAVARSLQLVVILQLLPWPASPWIVPQRAANVWSVLAQTMGQDHICLHQGRRTSTDKMQAMVMQIRKETGDWLGDIFSKWGLSGWAGSIFRPGLIFLFVLLVALILFRLLKRMLVKLITSSPSPTDIDRAEVLPDAETLQEPELEPMAPELQEFEVFYPDSEYYPQPNFKPS, encoded by the exons ATGCCTGGAGCTCGCCTGGACACCAGCAGG tTCGGTTTTAAGCGATCCCTTTTGGAACGCCGTGGGAGCAAAATTGGCGCAATCTCAATtggcaaaagaaaaggatttag GTTGCAGCTGTTGACACCGCTCCTCCTGAGGAATAGCGAGTGGCACGCCGCACCGGTGAGCACCGGTGGTGAGCTGGGGGCGGGAGATCAGAGCCCTGACAG TTTAGAGACTACAGAAATGGATCCTGCACCGTCCATCCGAGCTGTCGCCAGAAGCCTGCAGCTTGTTgtcatcctgcagctgctcccatggCCTGCATCGCCGTGGATAGTTCCCCAACGGGCAGCAAACGTGTGGTCAGTCCTGGCACAAACCATGGGCCAAGACCACATATGTTTACATCAAGGGCGGAGAACATCCACAGACAAGatgcaggccatggtgatgcAAATTCGGAAAGAAACTGGTGACTGGCTCGGCGACATCTTCAGCAAATGGGGACTATCCGGATGGGCAGGATCTATTTTCCGACCtggactgatttttctttttgttttgttggttgccCTAATTTTGTTTAGACTCCTCAAGAGAATGTTAGTAAAGTTGATTACAAGCTCCCCCTCCCCTACAGATATTGACCGAGCCGAGGTACTCCCGGATGCAGAGACCCTGCAGGAACCGGAGCTCGAACCTATGGCTCCTGAGTTGCAAGAGTTCGAGGTCTTTTATCCGGACTCTGAATATTACCCCCAGCCGAACTTTAAaccatcttaa